One Gymnogyps californianus isolate 813 unplaced genomic scaffold, ASM1813914v2 HiC_scaffold_151, whole genome shotgun sequence DNA segment encodes these proteins:
- the LOC127028049 gene encoding ubiquitin carboxyl-terminal hydrolase 42-like yields MGNDSCDHCRGNGSATKDALSPEKICMDWRQRQRAGAGLHNLGNTCFLNTVLQCLTYTPPLANYLLSREHSRSCRLQGFCMMCIMEAHVNKVLHSSARAIRPTAVVSVLTREHFQLGMQEDAHEFLRYTVDAMQRACLSGGSDWHISSQATTIVHQIFGGFLRSRVTCSSCKAVSDTYEPFLDISLDIRAASSVTGALEDLVTPEQLDSENGYKCSKCERLATASTRLTIYHPSNVLTVCLKRVDPFSGRKISKFVQYPEYLDLGAYMSQAAGEPLVYSLYAVAVHQGSSCHEGHFYCFVKASDGRWYKMNDASVGVCDIKTVLRQRAYLLFYARHHDLTPGAGAEYQATKSTSVAKPGRVPKSPFSRGSVGLSNQEGGENMHWIQGKRQTWGSAGTPPQHCGRKRACSDTEEGEKLNGSQPDCPPPKRRCTGRTETQKRTH; encoded by the exons ATGGGGAACGACTCCTGTGA TCATTGCCGAGGGAATGGCTCCGCCACCAAGGATGCTCTTTCCCCGGAGAAGATTTGCATGGACTGGCGGCAAAGACAGAGAGCTGGAGCAGGACTCCACAACCTGGGCAATACGTGTTTCCTCAACACCGTCCTGCAGTGCCTGACGTACACACCCCCTCTGGCCAACTACCTGCTCTCTCGGGAGCACAGCCGGTCGT GTCGTCTGCAAGGCTTCTGCATGATGTGCATCATGGAAGCACATGTTAACAAGGTCCTGCATTCTTCAGCCAGAGCCATCCGGCCTACCGCTGTTGTCAGTGTCCTCACAC GAGAACATTTCCAGCTTGGCATGCAGGAAGACGCCCACGAGTTCTTACGCTACACTGTCGATGCCATGCAGAGAGCTTGTCTGAGTGGAGGCAGCGA CTGGCACATCTCTTCTCAAGCAACTACCATCGTCCATCAAATATTTGGGGGCTTTCTGAGATCCAGag TAACGTGCTCGAGCTGCAAAGCCGTTTCTGACACCTACGAGCCATTCCTTGACATTTCTTTGGATATCAGG GCAGCCTCATCTGTCACTGGAGCGCTGGAAGACCTTGTCACACCTGAGCAGCTGGATAGTGAAAATGGCTATAAATGTAGCAA GTGTGAACGGCTGGCCACTGCATCCACGAGGCTTACAATATATCATCCCTCCAATGTCCTGACAGTGTGCTTGAAGAGAGTTGATCCTTTCTCTGGCAGAAAGATCAGCAAG TTTGTGCAGTATCCGGAATATTTGGACCTTGGCGCATACATGTCTCAAGCGGCTGGAGAACCACTCGTCTATTCCTTGTATGCCGTCGCGGTCCATCAAGGTTCCAGCTGTCACGAAGGACACTTTTACTGCTTTGTGAAG GCCAGCGATGGACGGTGGTACAAGATGAATGATGCCTCTGTAGGTGTTTGTGACATCAAGACGGTTCTCCGCCAGCGTGCATATCTACTCTTCTATGCCAG GCACCATGATTTGACCCCTGGAGCAGGCGCTGAATACCAAGCGACAAAGAGCACTTCTGTGGCAAAGCCGGGTCGAGTGCCTAAGAGTCCATTTTCTAGAGGCAGCGTGGGACTGAGCAATCAAGAAGGTGGAGAAAATATGCACTGGATCCAAGGGAAGAGACAAACATGGGGCTCTGCAGGAACTCCCCCTCAGCACTGCGGCAGGAAGAGAGCGTGCTCTGACacggaggagggggagaagctGAACGGAAGCCAACCAGACTGTCCGCCTCCCAAGCGGAGGTGCACTGGCCGCACGGAAACACAGAAGCGCACTCACG